A window of Schistocerca serialis cubense isolate TAMUIC-IGC-003099 chromosome 1, iqSchSeri2.2, whole genome shotgun sequence genomic DNA:
TGCAATGCCAGATGGTGCTTGTGCaagtgtgatgtgttgttgagcacATATTTCTGCCAGCAATAGATTATTAGAACTGTTTTCCTAGTGGTCCCTGGTGTGTCCAGGTAAAAAATTCCCCAGTGTTGTTTTTGATGCGGTCCATGgtaacattgtaaatttcctttcagttgtcattgaggagtggtttgttgtcAGCAGTGTATTGAAGTAGTTTGTTGATGTTGTAGCTTTTTTCCCTTGTGATTCCGAAGTTAAGCACACTGATAACATCTTTTCATGGTGCTATCATCGcaagttgtactaaggtctggttgtttattgTTAATCTTTTATCttcttagcaaatgaatgattcaTTGAAGATGTCTTTGGATTCGGTGATCAGCTCAGGATAGCTTGTCGGATTTGGTACAATATATCATAACTCATACTCTCTTTGAGGGAGTCCCATAGCTGTTTAGGAATTAAATGGGTGTCATGTTATAATTCTgccaaataactctcatttgttcAGCAAAGGCTGTGACTGaggcttcttgtagtgttaattcccagtggttgtcATTTTCATAAGAGTGTGAGGGggacgagatctcttctgaacagcaagtaccaaggcatcccagatacgttcagtaatgttcatgtctgaggagttcagtgaccagcagaagtatttaaactcagtggAGTGTTGCTGGAGCTTCTCTATAGCAAATCTggacatggggggagggggggggggtgttgcatggtcctgttggaaatGCAGAAGTTTCCGAAGACcatcgcacaatggacatgaatggatgcaggtgatcagacaggatgtttacatatgtgtcacctgccagacttgtatctagacgtatcagtggtctgtcatcactccacctgcacacatcccacgccattacagagcctccaccagtttgaacagtcctctgctgacatgcagggtccatggattcatgacgatgTTTccgtacctgtacatgtccattcgctcaatacaatttgaaacgagactcgtctgaccaggcaacatgtttccagtcatcaacagtccaatgtcagtgttgacaggcccatgtgaggtgtaaagctttgtgccgtgcagcctTCAAGAGTACAGAAGTGGGCcgtcagctctgaaagcccatatcgatgatgtttcattgaatggttcacacgctgacacttgttgatggcccagcattgaaatctgcaacaatttgtggaaggattgcacttatgtcacgttgaacgattgtcttcagttgtcattggtcctgttcctgcaggatctttttccggccgcagcgatgtcagagatttgatgttttgccgaattcctgatattcacagtacacttattAAATGGttatacaggaaaatccccacatcgTTGCTACTTCGgatatgctgtgtaccatcgctcgtacaccgactataacaccacgttcaaaatcacttaaatcttgataatctgccatttcagcagcagtaaccaatctagctACTATGTCACACTCTTCTCGTCTtttataggcattgctgaccgcatCACCTtactctgcctgtttatgtatctatgtatttgaatatgcatgcctataccagtttaaatttggagtatgaattaaaatccatggagaagaaataaaaactttcaggtttgctgacaacgttgtaattctgtcagtcatcaaaggacctggaagagcagtttaacagaatggacaagccttgcaaggaggatataagatgaacatcaagaaaagcaaaacgaggataatagaatgcatatgaattaaatcaggtgacaatgaggaactagattaggaaatgagactacttaaagtattagatgagtgttgctgtttgggaagcaaaataactgatgatggtcaaagtagaggatataaaatatagactggcagtgacaaggaaagcgttgctgaagaggagaaatttttaACATTGAATACAGATTTGTGTCATGAAGtactttctggaagtatttgtatggagtgtagccacatatggagtggaaacatggatgataaatagtttaaacaagataaGAATATAAGCTTCCTGGAGTGGGGGATAAAAACATGTTCTTTTATGAAATCCCACAGTTAAATCTCTAAGTGTGAGGCCTGGAGACTTGTGAGGCCACCAGTCATGAATTTCATCTTTTGCTCCTCCTCGAATGCTGTCATTCGGGTAACATAGGACATGCTTAGAGAAATTCTCTAAGCATATCCAGGGTTACCTGAATGATAAGATTCAGAATGATAAGATTTCAGATTGGGAGAGGAGTAGAAGGTGAACTTGATCACCAGTGGCCTcacaggtctccagacctcacaccttgtgtaacacatggtgctctcATTgagtgcataaaaatttgaacttttgtcTTTCCAGGAATGTTGGACTTGCGTTCTTATCTTTTGTAGTtttgaagcaataaatgtttgaaatctgtcccTCCTTTTTGAATAGCCTTGTATTAGCAACTGTTCTAACTGCTATCTTTTGAGGCCTAAGTACACTCCAATTTTAGTTGCATATTGTAAATGCAAGTGAATTAGTCCATGGGGCACTTGTTTAAGGACAGGAGAATCTATTGTATTTGAAATATGCTTTAATAAGTAAACATTGCAGCTAATATTTTTACAGATGTAGCGCATATGCTCTTCCATGTAAGATGTTCTTCGATCGCAGTGACTAAAAACTTATTTTTATTGGATGTTTCGACTATAGACAATGATTCAGTATGAGGTTGGTTATATTTCAACAAGAATTTCAATACAACAGTCTTTTCCTTGTTTATAGTAAATTTATTCACTGTTAGATGTTCTGTGATCAGTTCAGAATTCTCTTTATTGCTTTGTAATGCTAGCTGATCAGTGCGGCCCCAGCTAATAAAGTAATGATGTTTAAGCATCATGGACAAATTCAGTGTGTGTTGCCCACTCCAAAATCCTTAAGACACTACCAAGTTATCATGTTAGGAGCAACGGTGCTTGaattatttagaaaataatttCTGGGCTTattagtgtgtgttttttgtgtactTTTGCCTGTGACTAGTTTTGTGTAAATACTGTGTGGCAGTACACATCATCTGTTACTACATTGTATTCTGCCAGAAGACAAAAAGACTGAACTTGTGTGCAGACTTATAAAATGCTATGCAAAAATGTTTTGAGCAGTGTAAGGAATGCGTACAGGTGTGTGTATCCAAATATATCCTACATTAAAGGGACAATCGCTAATTATGAACATGTTTTAGTACATTTGCAAATCTGGATCTCAAGTATAATTTCTTCTGAACCATATCTCTTGCTTGGACTTTCCTAATGGAGTACAATGACATACATAAAGTATAGATTTTCATATTTCCTGTCACAGTGTAAGGTCACAGTTAAagccaggaaaacagtcacaataATATAACATGACAAATAGTCTCTTAGTAATGCTAGCAACATATGCGTGTGTGTCTAGGTATTGTATTGACCTATTACTCCTCTTGCAATTATTTAAGGCCTAAAGGTAATTGCTCACCTAATAGGAGAGTTGAAAGGCAATTTAGACAACTCAACACCTCTATTATTAAGCAAGTTGTTAAATTTCACCAGAGCTTAGCATTATCTTCAGTACTGCTCTCTTTGGGTCCAGGGGATCGAGAATTAGATTCAACACCGGCCATCACATAAGGATGCTCAGAGATGGGCTAAAATAATTGCATTACTATGATGGCTGCCAACAACAATGTGTTTCATTAATTCACTCTTTACGTGGCAAATATCAACTATTAACATCCAGGCAGTAACTATCTATCGAAATTTTCCTCACTGCAGTCCAGTCTCCAAAAAAATGCGCACTCTCATCCCTTCCATATGTTGTGTGTAAAGGCATTTCATACATACTATGCAGCTATTTGTTAGATAATTTTTGTTGTCTGTGATTGTTTAAACTTAAACTGAAATTCTATATTTGTGCTTTTTTCCAGGCATAGTATACAAATACCTGTGGACTGCAGAAAAATCTAATTCTGCACCAGTGTTGGAGACACAAGTTAAGCCTACAAAAACTGGAGTGTTAAAAATAGTAGCAGAACTTACAGAAGTAGATTGGTCTTTTTACTGGgatttatttattataaaatttcttttatcttttgCACAAAAAGTATTCTACTCCAATTATTCTAGCACTGTACAAGAAAAATTTGATCTTACTCCAAAATGGGTAGGGTATACCATATCATTTCAAGGTATGATTGGTGCCATTTGTGCATTTTCAGTGAGTTGGATTGAAGGGTTTCTTTTCAGAAACTGGAAAACCAAGTCTCTTGTACTGCTTGGTTTCTTGTTGCTGTCTTTTGCATTTTTTGCTGTAAGTGTTGTAGagcagttaaatatttttgttttctttcttataccattaagtttttcattttctttgctacgGATTCTTAGTACGAAAATGATCATAAACAGAACAGATCCCAATAAGAGGGGTTCTGTTACTGGAGCCAGTAACAGCATTTCGTCAATTGCTCGCTTAATTGCTCCACTATGTTCAGGTGCAGTGCTTGAATACTTAGGACCTTCATCTGTACCATTATTATCTGTGGCGAGTTCTTTTTGTGGAGTATTGCTGGCTGCAGCATTTCCACTTAATGTTGTGCCTCAAAAGAAATATAGTTGACGCCGTTATCATTTACGGTGAAGCTTACCTGTTTCACACTCCAGTGTTGCTGTTCGTGTGTGATGGTATTACTGATCAGTAATTAATTGTCAGAATTTGTTAAACCTTGTATTCCACAAAACATGTGATTGACAGGGTGTCAGTTGTGAAATTATTAAAAACACTGACTTCATATGTAGCTAGTGCAGAGAGAGAGTAAGTTAAAGATTGTGTGTGCCAAAGTATCTATATACTGAcatgcatttaaaaattttaatccgGTTGCTGACATTTTATCATTCTCGCTGTGTGCATGAGAGCTACAGATGTCACTGAAGAATATTACtctagttttgttttattttaaacattttatgttTGTTACTGATGGTATTCaagttctgtttattattattgtgcATAAAGTAAATGGATTGGATATAATTTAgaaatcaatttttaaaattttgtaatcatttttattGTCTTTATCAAATTTCAAAACTAGAAGTACTTTAACACAGGATGAATTGAAGCTTTAATATATTGTTAATTTTGCCAGTACCTTTCTCGAAATGTGGGCTGGTGACAGTTGATAAAATTAGATTTTAAAAAGACCTGCATGTGAAAAACATGGTATTGTCACAATGTTCCTAtcagtatttattgtttttaatggctTGGAAGTGACTGTGATGTGCTAAAGTGATTGTGGCCATATTATTTGATGGAGATATTTGCATTGTTTTACCTTCTGATCAATGTATGTGGCATTTCTGTTTATAACACCATTGATAATTCTTTAATATAAGGTCCAGTATAgattttggactgcatttccagGGGACCAAAGTTTGGACTGAATTTCCAGGAGACCAAAGAAATAATGCATGTTGTTTATGTAAACTCTGTAATTTCAAAAAGATAGTTCCTGTGACAAGTACTCCATATATgttcaatattttttataagttaatatactGAATATactgttattaaaaaattacaaatacttATATTATGTTGGCATAAATTATCAAGTCTCCTAACAGCGACACAACTCCCACACTTCCCCAGCTCCATGCCCACTTTTTCAAGGATGCTAACAATCCATTTTGGGGTAATTTGagaccaaaaataaaaatttgtgttctGCATGAAGCTAAATATTGAAGTAAATGTATGTGGTAGATTACCTCctaagaaaaaatgcaaaattgttaTGGTACTAAATGGAATATTGCACATCATTGGTGTAATGGAATGAGACAAAGGCTTTAGAAATTGGATAAGCATATAAATTCTCCAATCTGGCTGTGTGTCAAGAATGACTTAGGAGGAAAAATTATTAAGATATTACGTAGACTTGATCATAGAATACTTTCACATGTGCTGGAATTAGGGGAAAAAGCTCAGCAGCAGTTCATGGAGGCAGAAGACTGGCCTCCAGTGCAAGCCAATATGAAAGGGGTTTTATCTGACCGGGGGGGGGGTGGTATGTAAAGTGCGGGTGCCAAGACATCTGTGCTGGGTCTATTGCATTTCTTGATAGATATCAACTGTGTGCCATTAAATATGACAAATGATCCAAAAATTCTTTTCTTTGCAAATGGTAAAGTATTATTATAAAAGATGCAAAATGTAGTACAAATGATGTAGCTAATAGGGTATTCAGCAACTGCAACTTTCAGGCAACAGATTAATGCATATTTGTTACCAAACTTGATCCCTGTGCTTTCTGAGAAGTTATTGTAAAAGTGAAATTGTATTGCCTGAGTGTTGCCTGCGAGTGACATCCACCATTCAAAATTCTTAGGAGTGGAGGGTAGATGGAAGGCTATCTTGGGGGGTATCACTTTCAAGTGCATAAATTGAATGCTGTTATCTTCACTGTAAGAATGATCTCCACTGTCTGACATCAAAACACAATTTGTTTACTTTCCTTACTTTGTCTATTCCCATGTATGGTGTTAGATTATGGGGAAACACTGTTCACTCACCAAGAACATATTTAGCCCAGAAATTGTCGGTCATTGATCTGTTGTCAGTTAGCATCCGTCATATAATCCACTGTGTAGGTGTTTCAGAATTCTAACTCTGCAATCCTTATGCGTACATATTCCATGGGATTTGCTGTTGACCTATTGATTCATTCATTAGgaactgcaacattcattcagtgaacagtAGACAGAAAATTATGTCCACCTGCATAACACTTGACTGAACATTGTACAGAAAAGTGTGCTCTCTTCAGCAGGTTTAATTTTCAATAGGCTCCCAGCAGAATTGGAGGAGATGAATGACCAATCCCACGTACATTCTCAAATCAAGTTTAAAGATTTCCCTGTACACtccttttctgcacaagagtttctCACTGTTGTTCAAAACTTTTCTCTGTGAAGTGTTATTCGCACTTATACTCTTTTTTTTTGTGTACTATTAGTCTCTGTTTATAGATTTTTAACCATTTTTCTGTAAACTATGCTCTGACTCACTCTGTTACAAAATAGCTTTGGATCACTTGGTagctggtaaataaataaataataaattgtagAACCTCAGAAAAACTAGGTGACTtccttgtaaatatttattttatatttcagcCTCAGGTCAATAAATGCTCTCATTAACAGTTTGGTCTTGTTACCAGTTTAGTATCCCTCAAACAACAATGAGTTGGATCCAGGTGGCTGGCAACTGCCACTGAGGGCATGCACGAGGCAGTGCACGGCAGAGCCATTGACACAGATGTTTGCCTGCTGCTGGCAATAGGCCTACCCCAGCAGTTCTTTTACATACATAAATTACCTCAGACCTGGGTTTCACCTCACACCATGCTTTAAATTGCTTCTGCTTCATTACTCAGTCACTTGTGCTGGTTGCATTGTTTGCTGTGCACTCATCTCTATGCAGTCCTTGGGCACTCTGCTCCCCCGTGGATTGCCTTACACGCAGTTTCATTTCTCTTCCCAGTTTCTGACTAAACTACAAATGAAATGTAAGTTCTTTACACAACTACTAGTATTTGAGTGCAGTCATCTGAACAGACTTGAAGAGATGGTCATAATGTAAGCATTTCTACACGATGACCATTGGAATGGAGGGCTGCAGTTAACCAAATAACAGTGCTAATATCACACAGTTATGTATACTGTTACACAGTTAACTGTAGCCTTCAGTTCAAACAGTCGCAGTGCAGATATATTCACATAATGAGCACCTCTTCATGCCTATTGAGTTGACCAGTTATTACATAATGCATACATTTATATATTGTATATAAAAGTCAATTTAATTTATAATTTAGTCTCCATCAGTTCATCTGATAACTTAGTAACATGGTGAAACTGGTAATGGTACCATTTGCATGGCCTGATGCTTAAATATATAATACAAAAAGTTGAAGATTAAATAAGATGTGTCTTGACAACTGTAGAACAGACTGCTGAAAAATATAACTGAAAATACCTAATCGGTTGAAAAATCACAATTACTGCTCTTTGCTATTGGTTTGGGTTGTCACAGCATATAACTTCAGATCATATTAGTGCAAAGACACCGTTAACAAATTATTGCATGTTCAgctatattattattactactactactactactactactttaaaATACTCCATTTCATAATATTACATATGTGTTCCAACTACACGGGACTTCAAAATCGTTACTTTGACTTCACATGTAGTTGAACTAGCAGTAATTTATTAATGTATTGTCACAGTAGTAGGATAGAGTTTCTGTGACAGCTGAAATTAGCAATTGAATAAGCACTTTATTTTTTATGTCACAGACTTCTCCACTGCAATAAATTGTTGTGCTCTAAGATgtataaaaaaactaattttaaatgGATAGTTCAGTTGATCTCATGTTTACCTCTTTATCTTTTAGACCTGTGAAATGTAGCTAAATCAGTGATCAGTAAAATTTGTGTCCGAATATATTCCACTCTCCCTTAAAAATAGTTCATAAATGTATTTCAGTGAACTTAGAAATCGAGTGGTTGGGGCTCTTACTATTCTGAGAGGATTGTTGTTGACTTATTGTGCCATGTGGTGAATGAAATACTGACTGAAGCGTGAGGAGTCTCAATCAAATTAAATGAAGAATTAATTGAAATTACTACCCTATCAGTTTCCACTTCCCTGATTCCAAATAAGAGAAAGCTAGCTTACTTGAAGACCTTATGTCTCCAGCAATGGGGATCGAACTTACAGCAGGTGTTACAGAACAATGGGCAGGGGAAATATGCAAACATGTAACAGAAATTCAGAAAATATACATTGACCATTTAAAACACAATagaatgcaaaaaaatggctctgagcactacgagactaactaacctatggacatcacacacatccatactgtcCCTGTAGTCAGTCTTCCACAGGACAAGAGAAAAATAATCAAACAAGAAATGAATATTCATCCAGCCCTAGAATCCTAACTATTTAAGTTTACTGAACAGCCgtgagaggaagagggaagatTTTGTTGACCATGAGAAATGAGGGATTTGAATGTGAAGGTCAGCAAGTGTGGTAACTCTCACAGTCAGCATTGGTGAGTGCTGTGGAGTCAGCTCACAGTGCAAGCTCTGTGTACAGATAATTACTGCAGTAGAAGTAGGCCTGCTTTTTATCCACAGTGGTGGTGGGAGACTCCCTAGTGAGTAGGTTGGGCATTCTGGGGTTGCGTGTCTGCGTCTCCAATTTGGACACAACTCCTTCTTTCTTTAACAAGCTACACAATGTTgtgaatatattaaatatattcagCAGATGCTAAAATTACTTGGACCTCACAGTCCAAAGGTCCTGGATCCAAGCCACACTTCAGTGGATCCAGAATACTGAGAAAAATCGATACTGTAATAGAAATTCATGTATTAAGTTTTCTTACTTATTAGATATTCATGCAGTCAACATGTGTCTGTGATTGTTGGATTTGTGATTTTACCTCTTGCATGAATCTGACTGGAATTCTTACTAAGCAAATAATTGAATTTCCTTGTAAGGGCTGGACAAAAGTAATTGAGGGATTTGCACATATGCATGAAATATTGGGGCAGAGTCTTAGGTCTACGTTACATCAGACAGAATAGCAAAACTTTTCATGAAGAAAGCAAACAGTATACCACGAAAATTTAAGCTGTGCAGAAATGTGATTACTGTGTGATGCGGAGGAATTCTATGAAGTTACAGAAAGTGGCAAATGGTTGTGAATCGTATTACAAGTTGGTAATGAGAATTTTAAAGCAAAAGTAGGATGGAAACTATAGTAGGGTTTGCTAGCAGACATAAGAGCTCATAAATTAATAGTACAGCTGGTCAGCAATTCTGGTTGATTGGCAAGACAGTTTCGAAAGGGGGTGCTTCCTCTGGTTAGCTGTGATAGAGCTGTAGGGTGCCATGAGCCAGTTTCAAGATGGCAAAGCAGAGGTGATGATAATTTGATCAGAATACAGATGGGCATTGGCTGTGAGATTACTAACCAATGCACTCCAAACGGGTATTTCCAGTTCAGTCTTTGTCAGCTGAGAACACGAAGATACTCATTTGACAATAAAAGAATGAACTTTACCACTGTGTTGAGATACATTTCAATTCCTACATAAAACAGCATTTTTCCCTGAGAATACTGCTGCATTTGCAGTcagaaaatgtaatatttttttgaTAGATGCAAGCAATGTGGCTTGTTCACTGCAAAAGTGTAGTAATTAGCTCACATGTTCCTCAAGCCAACGTAACTATCAGGCTGCCTAATGGTTTCTCCAAAAGAGcaaaatgttatctatcccatgtAAAATCCTACAACTTTGAGTTTAAAGTTAGTGGATATTAGGAAAAAAATCCAGGGCTCTTTTCATGAAAAAATTGTCACTGAAATTATGCATCAAAACTAAACAATTAGAGAAACAGGATTGCAGAGGGAAGAACTCCCAATTGACAAGAGGAGTGTAAGATCCCACCTGCCACATTCTGAAAGCTATTTATAGAATTCAGCCCTGCATATAAAATCAAAAACCGAAAACCTCAAGGTCACAGCCAAAAACCTGTGCACTGCAATACGACTGAATCGATATAAAATGCAAAATGTACACAAAAATAGAAATTGGGAACAACCGGGCTTAAAATTAACAACCCATTCACCTATTGTAAAACTTGCTTGGTGTTGCGAGTGATGTGTAGAAAGATAACACTTTCCAAACTCTTTGAATAGGACCTAGTTTCTCACCACTGTGTCCACCACACAGCTGGCAAGACACCATAGAAAACACTTAACAAGCCTGCTtacaaatatgtaataaagaaatgtGGTTGGCAGAACCACATTTCCTTATTACATATTAGGATGCAAATGTGGCTAAGGAAAGAGCTTCAGCTACAATATGATTACCTGCTTAAAAAGTTTCATGAACCAGGTTTAAATAAAGAACCTAGGAAGTTGCTTAAACGTCCTATGTATTGCTTCTGCGGGTATTGCAAGGACAAGGTAAGaataattacagtgcacacagaggcaTTCTTCCCATATGAATGGAAGAGAAaggagccctaataactggtacagaggGAAGTGCTCTCTACCACACACTTTGCAGAGTACGGGTGCAGATGTAGACTAGTTTTAAAACATAGGCTTTGACTGTGTTTTAAATCTGAGGTTTTGCAGTCAATACATGGTACAAGTTTTTATTGATGGCAGTAAGATATGAACTTCTAATGTGAAAACTTTTTGAAACTATAAGTGTGATTAATGATCAGTGGTGAAATTCGTAACAAGAGTTAttagaagacaggaaaataacgcAAATGGGTGATGGAACAGACTGGAGCAGAAGACATAACAGTGAATGCAATGGAAATCTGTGGGACATGTAGCCAAGCATATTGATGGTAGCTGAAACAAGGAAATTCTTTGCTGGATTCCAATAGAGAACAAAGAGCTAGACAACGGCATAATTGAATGTGGGGTAGGTGCTGGTAGTAAAGTTACAGTATCgacgtggatgcatgagctataGACTGAAATGCATGTGAAACTCTGAATGAGGGCTTTGTATGTGGTTGGTCTTGTATGACTAATGAGGTTGATGGTTAAGCACAAAAAATTGATAGCTAAATCATCAATTACTATAAATGGTTCAGAACAAATTGATTCATGAGGTAAAGCAGTTTTTTGTTTGGAGATGACCATGATTTCTGCGTGTTTTAAAATGGTTTTCTTAGCAGTCACAATTGCATTTATGTCTCCAATCATTTCGAGTCTCGAAAGGTCATTCTTAGAATGAAGTGATGCACAGGAAAACCGTACATTGTCACACGGTGGTCTTGTGCAGCAAATTGACATGAATATGACCATTTGAGACAGTCAGAACCGATGATGTAAAAAATAAATGTGACTGTGTGTGGCAGTAAAAGCTATTTTAAAGGAACAATAGCATTACTACTACATTTTTGGTTGGTTATTAAAGTACACTAGTGAATCCACAGAATGATGCACCACTGAGTGTCACTTATATTTCTCACCATGGCTCATAATATAAATTCTTTCCTGAGTTTTGAGAGTTTATCTTCCTGAATGTGAAGCTCTTCTAGTTGTATGCGACTTGCGCCATACAAAGGTGCTTGTAAGCATTGGCTCCATCTCATGGGTTCACGACAGAGACACGTCCTTACTGCATGTAAGTCTGTTGATATTTGTATATTATAAGAATTTTTGATAAGTTGGCAGTGTGTTTGAGTTCTccacaaacaaagaaaaatttttgtacTCCAATAAGACACAAAAAGAGCTTGAGTGCTGCAGGAAGTCAAATGGTGTGAAACACCAACAAACCCAGTATCTGACAACATGCAGAAATGCCTGTTTTGTCTTGTTCGTAGATACATTTGGAAAATTTGTAACAGGATGCCTATACTATTAACTGCAGGGAAGTGATAATTGTCTTCGGCATGCCGGGAAGTAGCCAGATCACACTGACTAGGGAAGACTGTAGAAATTAATTCTCTGAAATACAGATTGGTAAGTTGGATGATAGATGTTAAATCATAGTTTCAATTATAATGTTAAATCATAGTTGCAATGCGTTTATCACCCAAGAGAAGGTGATCTAAGTAGGGAAAGAGCTGGAAGAGAATCCAAGATATAAATTACTTAGAAATTAAACACAACTATGTTGCTAAAAATAGACAAATGAAACCTGGCAATAGTTACTAAAAAgtgtatttagaaaaaaaaaatattcttgtgTAAACTTTGATAAAGATGCTCTGAATCATTTGGTGACAATCAAGAGCTGAAACTGACTTTGTTTTTTAGATAATGTGATTGATGCTACTACACAGTTGCACCTATTTACAGATTTCTATTAGTAAAGAAAATTACTCATTGTGACCAGATAGCATATTTTCCTTATAAATAGAATTAGTGTTCCAATATTATATTTAATGGTTTTgccttttatttattttgatttcacTTTTTTCAGTATGGTCACCTTTTTACCGCACATTTCACTTTTTCAGTAgtttctttgttttgtgagttcctcctTTTCCTCTTACACCAAGCAAAGAAGTGCATTGGATATTTGAATAAGCTCGTATTTATGAAGAGTGGAGCTGAATCCCTGTCTGGTTAGCCTTTCTTAGGTTTTGCGTCATTTCCATAAATCAATGACAAATGTCAGCATTGTGCTCTAAATAATACCCCTATCAGtttctttcttctggcagaaggtttCAGGGGGAAGGaataggggtgaaggaaaagaactggagacgTTTGGGAACAACAGGCAGAGTTCAGAAATTTCACTCAGAACCctgggtcatgggagacttacca
This region includes:
- the LOC126459744 gene encoding major facilitator superfamily domain-containing protein 9-like; amino-acid sequence: MYNKDKIKWLYVSSFLDMFAVGLAVPLLSAYMRNLGASHFMIGVSSSVYSGIQLLSGPLVGSWSDIYGRYQILMFVLAVCSVCYSFIGLTTALSTILFLRFVLGTFKHTQTLCRPLVAELAPPEFHSEMYGKMSAMSGIGFMVGPAIGGHLAELDGGMFLAFQLAALLFLLNTGIVYKYLWTAEKSNSAPVLETQVKPTKTGVLKIVAELTEVDWSFYWDLFIIKFLLSFAQKVFYSNYSSTVQEKFDLTPKWVGYTISFQGMIGAICAFSVSWIEGFLFRNWKTKSLVLLGFLLLSFAFFAVSVVEQLNIFVFFLIPLSFSFSLLRILSTKMIINRTDPNKRGSVTGASNSISSIARLIAPLCSGAVLEYLGPSSVPLLSVASSFCGVLLAAAFPLNVVPQKKYS